One genomic window of Candidatus Nitrosopumilus sediminis includes the following:
- a CDS encoding Lrp/AsnC ligand binding domain-containing protein: MGVSYLLLTCAIHKNTEVANTIRKLSGVREAVPVHGAYDCIVKVEKSTPDDAIQFILSSIRPLDDIRNIITLHDAPPLIMKQNV, translated from the coding sequence ATGGGAGTTTCTTATTTGCTTCTTACATGTGCGATTCATAAAAACACTGAAGTTGCAAACACTATTCGTAAACTGTCTGGTGTACGAGAAGCTGTGCCTGTACACGGTGCATATGATTGTATTGTAAAAGTTGAAAAATCAACACCAGATGATGCCATCCAATTTATTTTGTCTAGTATACGTCCGCTAGATGATATACGAAATATTATTACTTTACATGATGCACCACCCCTGATTATGAAACAAAATGTTTGA
- a CDS encoding helix-turn-helix transcriptional regulator: MDKFEIVSSNFLELASEQRLRILSALNSKPHRVTMLAKKLDVTSQEIHRNLERLSNSGFVIKKPDEHYYITTTGQLMLSQMPIMFFVTKNQKYFSTHDIGILPAKFSRRLGVLENCEHVKGVTNVLDKWKKIYQNSTEFINDMINESPSGMDEILIKRVNNGVKYRHIVTSDLEEPEDRVSDLKKLGYYDLIKNNKIERKEITTTKTILILNEKEAGIIFPTLDGQPDLRHMFYGNSGMFLDWAVDYFEYYWKKAKNISRVNNHK; this comes from the coding sequence ATGGATAAATTTGAAATTGTGTCTTCTAATTTTTTAGAATTAGCAAGTGAACAAAGATTAAGAATCTTATCTGCTTTAAACTCTAAGCCTCATAGAGTAACCATGCTTGCAAAAAAATTAGATGTAACATCTCAAGAAATTCATAGAAATCTAGAACGATTATCAAATTCTGGATTCGTAATTAAAAAACCTGATGAGCATTATTACATTACTACTACAGGACAATTGATGTTGAGCCAAATGCCAATAATGTTTTTTGTAACTAAAAATCAAAAATATTTTTCAACCCATGATATTGGAATATTGCCAGCTAAATTTAGTCGTAGATTGGGGGTTCTTGAAAATTGTGAACATGTCAAAGGCGTTACTAATGTTCTAGATAAATGGAAAAAAATCTATCAAAATTCTACAGAATTTATTAATGATATGATTAATGAATCTCCTTCTGGAATGGATGAAATTCTGATAAAGAGGGTCAATAACGGTGTAAAATATCGTCATATAGTGACCAGTGATCTTGAGGAACCAGAAGATAGGGTATCGGATTTAAAAAAATTAGGTTATTATGATTTAATCAAGAATAACAAAATTGAGAGAAAGGAAATTACAACCACTAAAACAATATTGATTCTAAATGAAAAAGAAGCTGGAATAATCTTCCCTACTCTTGATGGTCAACCTGATCTTCGACATATGTTTTATGGAAATAGTGGTATGTTCTTAGATTGGGCTGTTGATTATTTTGAGTATTATTGGAAAAAGGCAAAAAATATTTCCAGAGTGAATAATCATAAATAA